One part of the Acuticoccus sp. MNP-M23 genome encodes these proteins:
- a CDS encoding type II toxin-antitoxin system RelE/ParE family toxin yields the protein MESGLKKLPAVFYRSASGTEPVRDWLRSLDPGDRNILGHDIGMAEFGWPVGMPLCRSLGGGLWEVRSNLTQRRIARVIFCVAHGRMVLLHGFIKKAQKTPAPDLNLARTRQKEIEK from the coding sequence GTGGAGTCTGGGCTGAAAAAACTACCGGCGGTGTTTTACCGCTCGGCCAGCGGCACCGAGCCGGTGCGAGATTGGCTGAGATCGCTCGATCCAGGCGACCGCAATATCCTCGGCCATGACATCGGCATGGCCGAATTCGGTTGGCCTGTAGGAATGCCCCTTTGCAGATCGCTTGGCGGCGGCCTGTGGGAGGTTCGCAGCAACCTTACCCAACGCCGGATTGCCCGTGTCATTTTCTGTGTGGCGCATGGGCGAATGGTGCTGCTGCACGGCTTCATCAAGAAGGCGCAGAAAACACCAGCTCCGGACCTCAACCTGGCCCGCACCCGACAAAAGGAGATCGAGAAATGA
- a CDS encoding helix-turn-helix domain-containing protein — protein MTTHPHIGSAFADFLKEEGIHEEVTARATKRVLAWQIAQAMQEQGVTKIEMAKRMRTSRAQLDRLLDPDNDKVQLDTVQRAASALGRTLELQLR, from the coding sequence ATGACGACCCATCCACATATCGGCTCCGCCTTCGCGGACTTCCTGAAGGAGGAAGGCATCCATGAAGAGGTGACGGCGCGCGCGACGAAGCGTGTGCTCGCGTGGCAGATCGCACAGGCCATGCAGGAGCAAGGCGTCACCAAGATCGAGATGGCAAAGCGGATGCGTACCAGCCGTGCCCAGCTCGATCGTCTCCTTGATCCCGACAACGACAAGGTTCAGCTCGACACCGTACAGCGCGCCGCGAGCGCGCTGGGGCGGACACTTGAGCTTCAACTCCGCTGA
- a CDS encoding WGR domain-containing protein: MMQLDLFPTDLHLRCIDPASNKRRFYALSVQRTLFDEWVLVREWGRIGVSGRLRRDPYPSAGPALDALHELARQKARRGYEPVGS, translated from the coding sequence ATGATGCAGCTCGATCTCTTCCCGACGGACCTACACCTTCGCTGCATTGATCCGGCGAGCAACAAGCGTCGCTTCTACGCGCTGTCTGTTCAGCGGACCTTGTTCGACGAATGGGTTCTGGTGCGTGAATGGGGCCGCATTGGCGTCAGTGGACGCCTTCGCCGTGATCCATACCCATCCGCCGGCCCGGCTCTCGATGCTCTGCACGAGCTTGCCCGGCAGAAGGCACGGCGTGGTTACGAGCCCGTAGGCAGCTGA
- a CDS encoding recombinase family protein → MMIGYARVSTPSQNLDRQVAALRAVGCDTIYREKVSGAAVKNRPQLERAIDALGTGDILVVAEWDRATRSMMDGIAIMQRIALRDAAIKVLDKPHLDLTTPIGRGFLAFLSALAEDERGRIVQRAADGRQQARAKGVKFGPKPKLTDHQRGKALNRLAAGDSCREIARDMGVSASTISRLQRPIEARATT, encoded by the coding sequence ATGATGATCGGCTACGCACGGGTCTCAACCCCTTCCCAGAACCTCGACCGCCAGGTGGCGGCGCTTCGGGCAGTCGGCTGCGACACGATCTATCGTGAGAAGGTATCCGGCGCGGCCGTGAAGAACCGTCCGCAGCTCGAGCGGGCGATCGACGCGCTGGGCACCGGCGACATCCTCGTCGTCGCGGAATGGGACCGCGCAACCCGCTCGATGATGGACGGCATCGCGATCATGCAGCGCATCGCGCTGCGGGATGCAGCGATCAAAGTGCTCGACAAGCCACATCTCGATCTGACAACGCCGATCGGGCGCGGCTTCCTCGCCTTCCTCTCGGCACTTGCCGAGGACGAACGCGGACGGATCGTACAACGTGCCGCCGACGGCCGGCAGCAAGCCCGAGCGAAAGGCGTGAAGTTCGGACCGAAGCCGAAGCTCACGGACCATCAACGGGGAAAGGCACTCAACCGGCTTGCCGCCGGCGACAGCTGCCGCGAGATTGCCCGGGACATGGGCGTGTCCGCCTCGACCATTTCGAGGCTTCAACGGCCTATCGAGGCGAGGGCAACGACATGA
- a CDS encoding EAL domain-containing protein: protein MIGAFSTGPIVFTALEGHSKASYLEWLILIFPLVGAVAAGWIITTLRQRLKTVQEAMDATGSSIVVYDKWDRLVLGNEAYRMTLGVQREDFHPGARYVDLVEVSLKQILPSEAIGAELARRVELLRLADGVPSDRQYPNKRWLRVVKNRTKGGANVGVAIDVTENYELREKAEAEARRFLALAQCAPVGICQVGKAGNILFVNDTLLEMFDAINIDELRGGQEPSIAIAGEEVADFTNLLQRLQADAAESDVQVKVEAETRHFIVRKALVPVRNLPMKMLSHDIGNWENILIFVDVTRHKEHEARIKYLAHRDVLTGAHNRLTFNDDLVIAANEAGPCRPTSLIAIDLDRFKPVNDIYGHVVGDELLCQVAERMTSLLPSGAKLYRVGGDEFAVLLTPAAAVNAVDLARMILHAVCEPFEVEGRGMLIGASLGISTLPNDTEHPNTLVHYADLALYHVKNTGGGNVMAFNHTVLSSVDERRELEISLLNALDTSALDVAFQPIVGVNGHVIGAEALARWHHAPTNKNIPPSLFVPLAEATGLVGRLDLQVFAKAMDVVSNWRKAGCELDTVTVNMSVRTLERADIVERVRQELLRSGVPGSTVVIEITESFAAGNGRELSRTIHAINAYGVRFALDDFGTGSTSLRLLTELPISFLKIDKSFISDLGNPRKLAARNVVKATIDLAKTLGIAVIGEGVETPAEHAVLKELGCVIFQGFLFGRPQDGRTISSCLRDDHNSTAIRGESSAGTPPT from the coding sequence ATGATCGGCGCATTTTCTACCGGACCGATCGTTTTCACTGCGCTCGAGGGTCATTCTAAGGCGAGCTATTTAGAGTGGCTGATCTTGATATTTCCGCTTGTTGGCGCAGTCGCAGCTGGGTGGATTATTACGACTCTTCGCCAGCGGTTGAAGACAGTGCAGGAAGCGATGGATGCAACTGGTTCCTCTATCGTAGTTTATGACAAGTGGGATCGGTTAGTTCTGGGTAACGAAGCCTATCGCATGACCCTTGGCGTGCAGCGCGAGGACTTCCATCCTGGTGCTCGTTACGTCGATCTTGTAGAGGTATCGCTGAAACAGATCCTCCCCTCCGAGGCTATCGGAGCCGAACTAGCGCGACGGGTCGAATTGCTGCGTTTGGCCGATGGCGTTCCATCTGATCGGCAGTATCCCAACAAGCGCTGGCTACGTGTCGTCAAAAACCGGACTAAAGGCGGCGCAAATGTGGGCGTTGCGATAGACGTCACAGAGAATTACGAACTTCGCGAGAAGGCGGAAGCAGAGGCTCGCCGCTTTCTGGCACTTGCGCAGTGCGCGCCTGTTGGAATTTGCCAAGTCGGCAAGGCCGGGAATATTCTTTTTGTCAATGACACTCTTCTGGAAATGTTTGACGCTATAAATATAGATGAGCTACGCGGTGGCCAAGAGCCGTCAATCGCCATCGCCGGTGAAGAGGTTGCTGATTTCACCAACCTCCTTCAAAGGCTACAGGCTGATGCAGCCGAAAGCGATGTTCAGGTCAAGGTTGAAGCGGAGACGCGCCACTTCATCGTGAGAAAGGCGTTGGTCCCCGTCAGAAATTTGCCGATGAAAATGCTGTCCCATGATATCGGCAACTGGGAAAACATTCTGATCTTTGTCGACGTCACGCGGCACAAGGAGCATGAAGCCCGGATCAAATATCTTGCGCACCGCGACGTTCTGACCGGAGCGCATAATCGCCTTACCTTCAATGATGACCTCGTCATCGCTGCGAACGAAGCAGGTCCATGCCGACCGACGTCGCTGATTGCAATCGATCTGGATCGTTTCAAGCCAGTGAACGACATCTACGGACACGTCGTTGGGGACGAGCTTCTGTGCCAGGTGGCCGAGCGGATGACCTCGCTGCTACCCTCGGGAGCGAAGCTTTATCGGGTTGGTGGTGACGAGTTCGCCGTTCTGTTGACGCCAGCAGCCGCTGTCAACGCGGTAGATCTTGCGCGCATGATTTTGCATGCGGTGTGCGAGCCCTTCGAAGTCGAAGGCCGCGGTATGCTCATAGGCGCGAGTCTTGGGATCAGCACTCTACCAAATGACACGGAGCATCCCAACACGCTGGTGCACTACGCCGACCTCGCACTCTATCACGTCAAAAACACGGGCGGCGGAAATGTCATGGCGTTCAATCACACTGTGCTGTCAAGTGTCGACGAGCGCCGCGAATTGGAGATTAGCCTGCTCAACGCCCTCGATACATCCGCGCTCGATGTCGCGTTCCAGCCAATTGTCGGGGTGAACGGTCATGTCATCGGGGCGGAGGCACTCGCGCGCTGGCACCATGCTCCGACAAACAAAAATATTCCACCTTCACTCTTCGTGCCGCTTGCAGAAGCGACTGGTTTAGTCGGTCGTCTTGATCTTCAAGTATTCGCAAAGGCGATGGATGTTGTGAGCAACTGGCGCAAAGCCGGCTGCGAGCTAGACACCGTGACGGTGAACATGTCCGTGCGCACTCTTGAACGAGCTGACATCGTCGAACGTGTCCGACAGGAGCTTTTACGCAGCGGCGTGCCAGGGTCCACCGTCGTCATCGAAATTACTGAGAGCTTCGCTGCAGGCAATGGTCGCGAGTTGTCGCGCACGATCCATGCAATCAATGCCTACGGAGTCCGATTTGCGCTCGATGACTTTGGCACTGGTTCCACATCGCTGCGGTTGCTTACAGAGCTTCCCATCAGTTTCCTCAAGATTGACAAATCATTCATCAGCGATCTGGGCAATCCCCGGAAGCTGGCCGCACGCAATGTTGTGAAGGCTACAATCGATCTTGCCAAGACACTCGGCATCGCCGTAATTGGCGAAGGGGTTGAAACGCCAGCCGAGCATGCT